A genomic window from Rubrobacter aplysinae includes:
- a CDS encoding type IV secretory system conjugative DNA transfer family protein produces the protein MSNPLDFESRSEWGTTLAEKIPEWADTVRGLPEAALSNPGMMAVLGVCAAGLVSTAIGGPRVLRKATSAAFSDPSDLYVGDRDGGTFAGRLPVRLGWLDRRTGMRVIGPTGSGKTTGTTPFAIDDLLAGRDVLILETYGDLGTEVRHRAAALGVDILSADASEIYGRYWNPLAGEDTEDVANRLSAAISSSLFYHGFYGPMGESIVRNFVKLAREYMEFCEKVDPSEAGWDLLSRLITDAGFLHEILGTTTSDGKNKSSHNRYIVGAKWLTPRTRAWFDGEFLALSEDKRRDYRQNVANLFERLDNSRAAKHLLIGSDGRERLDLFEEINQPRPARGDSQFTRGLGRLIILRAPVGERGMNDSAARTVGYLGLKTVIDATQERAAPAKHVKPLSVYIDEVPKLMGRAGEETQHELAGWLTLVRDKNVAPHLIFQGHALMPRILLDALDATCRVFLVFPGCSADEVEYIRKSAGIVEAEVEDSRTSYSRSGKTYSEGKRTQEKKRLSFDEVKYPKIGEATYLGVKDHADELPRKLYTRRAPEPDYYGKLRERAEAKEEAAAERAEERQRASAQKEQARQARRREREAGREQRRRAGL, from the coding sequence TTGTCCAACCCGCTAGATTTCGAGTCCCGCTCGGAGTGGGGAACGACGCTCGCGGAGAAGATCCCAGAGTGGGCGGATACCGTTCGTGGACTGCCCGAAGCGGCGCTCTCAAACCCCGGAATGATGGCTGTCCTAGGCGTATGCGCCGCCGGCCTCGTAAGCACCGCCATAGGCGGCCCGAGGGTGCTACGTAAGGCCACGTCCGCCGCCTTCTCGGACCCTTCGGACCTGTACGTCGGGGACCGGGACGGGGGCACGTTCGCCGGCCGGCTGCCGGTAAGGCTCGGCTGGCTCGACCGCCGCACCGGAATGAGGGTGATAGGACCGACCGGCTCAGGCAAGACCACTGGCACCACCCCCTTTGCAATAGACGACCTGCTCGCCGGGCGCGACGTACTTATCCTGGAGACCTACGGCGACCTCGGCACCGAGGTTAGGCACCGGGCAGCCGCCCTTGGAGTGGACATCCTGAGCGCCGACGCCTCCGAGATATACGGTCGCTACTGGAACCCTCTCGCGGGAGAGGATACCGAGGACGTAGCTAACCGCCTCTCGGCGGCGATCTCCTCCTCGCTCTTCTACCACGGCTTCTATGGTCCGATGGGCGAGTCCATCGTAAGGAACTTCGTAAAACTCGCCCGCGAGTACATGGAGTTCTGCGAAAAAGTAGACCCCTCGGAGGCCGGCTGGGACCTACTCAGCCGCCTCATCACCGACGCCGGCTTCCTGCACGAGATACTCGGGACCACGACCTCCGACGGCAAGAACAAATCCTCGCACAACCGCTACATCGTGGGCGCGAAGTGGCTCACACCCCGTACCAGGGCGTGGTTCGACGGCGAGTTCCTCGCGCTCTCGGAAGATAAGCGCCGGGACTACCGCCAGAACGTGGCGAACCTCTTCGAGAGGTTGGACAACTCCCGGGCCGCCAAACACCTGCTAATAGGCTCGGACGGACGTGAAAGGCTCGACCTCTTCGAGGAGATAAACCAGCCCCGCCCGGCGCGCGGAGACTCGCAGTTCACCCGCGGCCTCGGGCGCCTGATCATCCTCCGCGCACCGGTCGGAGAGCGCGGGATGAACGACTCCGCCGCCAGGACCGTAGGGTATCTGGGCCTGAAGACGGTGATCGACGCCACCCAGGAACGCGCAGCGCCCGCCAAGCACGTGAAGCCTCTCTCGGTCTACATAGACGAGGTGCCAAAGCTCATGGGCAGGGCCGGAGAGGAGACCCAGCACGAGCTCGCGGGATGGCTGACGCTCGTAAGGGACAAGAACGTGGCCCCGCACCTAATATTCCAGGGCCACGCGCTGATGCCCCGCATACTGCTCGACGCCCTGGACGCTACTTGCCGCGTCTTTCTGGTATTCCCGGGCTGTTCGGCAGATGAGGTCGAGTACATCCGAAAAAGCGCCGGCATCGTCGAGGCCGAGGTTGAGGACTCAAGGACCTCCTACTCGCGCTCCGGCAAGACCTACTCCGAAGGCAAGCGCACCCAGGAGAAAAAGCGTCTCTCCTTCGACGAGGTGAAGTACCCGAAGATCGGGGAGGCGACCTACCTCGGCGTAAAAGACCACGCCGACGAACTGCCCCGAAAGCTCTACACCCGCCGCGCACCGGAACCCGACTATTACGGCAAGCTGCGCGAGCGGGCCGAAGCCAAAGAGGAGGCGGCGGCCGAGCGCGCCGAAGAGCGGCAGCGGGCCAGTGCTCAAAAAGAGCAGGCCCGGCAGGCGCGCCGCAGGGAGCGCGAGGCGGGGCGCGAGCAGCGCCGGAGGGCGGGGCTGTGA
- a CDS encoding TrbC/VirB2 family protein produces MRDKLEHAASPPADRPDLADNTESADGALPGSTGIVPRLAATIGARGTSLTGAVGERMFIISVALYTSVVLMLMSADNALAQGSGGGGGGAVEGALQSAVDWLSNIIVVVGTLGLLVASVFWIFSGSNERRREKATGWVASCGIAIAVAFLAPSLVTLIQDWTGGGG; encoded by the coding sequence ATGCGGGACAAACTAGAGCACGCGGCCAGCCCTCCAGCGGATCGGCCGGATCTAGCGGACAACACGGAATCAGCGGATGGAGCCCTTCCGGGGTCTACCGGAATAGTCCCTCGGCTAGCAGCAACCATCGGAGCCCGGGGAACGTCGCTCACCGGAGCCGTCGGCGAGCGGATGTTCATCATCTCCGTCGCCCTCTATACCTCGGTGGTGCTCATGCTCATGAGCGCCGACAACGCCCTCGCCCAGGGCAGCGGCGGTGGCGGCGGGGGAGCGGTAGAAGGCGCGCTCCAGAGCGCCGTCGACTGGCTCTCGAACATCATCGTCGTGGTGGGGACCCTCGGGCTTCTGGTCGCCTCGGTGTTCTGGATCTTCTCCGGCTCAAACGAGCGGCGCCGGGAGAAGGCAACCGGCTGGGTGGCGAGCTGCGGCATAGCAATCGCCGTGGCTTTCCTGGCGCCCTCGCTCGTGACGCTGATCCAGGACTGGACCGGTGGCGGAGGCTGA
- a CDS encoding nucleotide-binding protein, with translation MTQSKNGWGPAAPATNSDTATVEPDTGAYEEAEEFATEENTNEEAAPESRRVYTGTEEASSEEGTEQQSKEQTYDTDPEDREEISGGTDTQTASFDDPEDIEEFGPETETGNEPGFTRDDPTSNFASPEPEPAPAAQANSGATARSSPVAEQSTEEPLERAFDPDADSKTADRMRRGGPLGDESDQEEPEATDSESAREQATYGAYGASRLRRSVAASLRELPAVGKLFRPRSRVSQPSRPGRTEPERVREKPAREEPVREDRAVRQRLAGTLVADEQAIAEKPSPQEVQERLTLALRETSIDGYAKLAVGSPKGGVGKSSLAYAIGCAIADGTNIRVCLVDADPEFGATRSLVPRPVQSSVVELARDANSLQRLSDIRSYVAQNERMRLDVVLNPPEMVQKTRMGDLPTAYERIDTALSRFYDLVIYDMGIGFSHPQIQKVLSLSDELLLVGDSEVVPNDIFADALSYVQGLEFGLNDTTLAISHRLPPTDESATTGLVKGEHAKSLRRVTEIPYDAAFSQLLNRRAFSMDALSLETRLGVLTTAASCLEGLRGGALSRANGSSHNRKGA, from the coding sequence ATGACGCAGAGCAAAAACGGCTGGGGACCGGCGGCTCCCGCCACTAACTCGGACACCGCCACCGTGGAGCCGGATACCGGCGCTTACGAAGAAGCCGAAGAGTTCGCAACCGAAGAGAACACGAACGAAGAGGCCGCGCCCGAGAGCCGCCGGGTGTACACCGGTACGGAGGAAGCCTCATCAGAGGAAGGTACAGAGCAGCAAAGTAAAGAGCAAACGTACGATACCGACCCAGAAGACAGAGAGGAGATCTCTGGAGGAACGGACACCCAGACCGCTTCCTTCGACGATCCCGAGGACATAGAGGAGTTCGGCCCCGAGACTGAAACCGGTAACGAGCCGGGCTTCACGCGGGACGATCCGACCTCGAATTTCGCCTCGCCAGAGCCGGAGCCCGCTCCCGCCGCGCAGGCGAATTCCGGCGCTACTGCGCGGTCAAGCCCGGTGGCCGAACAGAGTACAGAGGAGCCTCTGGAGCGTGCTTTCGATCCCGACGCGGATTCCAAAACCGCCGACAGAATGCGCCGGGGAGGGCCGCTCGGCGACGAGTCGGATCAAGAAGAGCCGGAAGCCACAGACAGCGAGTCCGCCCGGGAGCAGGCTACCTACGGCGCCTACGGCGCGAGCCGGCTCCGCAGGTCGGTAGCCGCATCTCTGCGGGAACTGCCGGCTGTTGGCAAGCTTTTCCGCCCGCGTTCACGAGTATCACAACCGTCACGGCCGGGACGCACCGAACCAGAGCGTGTCAGGGAAAAGCCCGCCAGGGAAGAGCCCGTCAGGGAAGATCGGGCTGTCCGCCAAAGGCTCGCCGGTACGCTGGTGGCCGATGAACAGGCCATAGCCGAAAAGCCCTCCCCGCAGGAGGTGCAAGAGCGCCTGACGCTGGCACTCAGAGAGACCTCCATAGACGGTTACGCCAAGCTCGCCGTGGGCTCTCCAAAGGGTGGCGTGGGCAAGTCCTCGCTTGCCTACGCCATAGGCTGCGCCATCGCCGACGGCACCAACATCCGGGTGTGCCTCGTTGACGCGGACCCCGAGTTTGGCGCGACCCGAAGCCTCGTGCCCCGGCCCGTGCAGAGCTCAGTAGTCGAGCTCGCCCGCGATGCCAATAGCCTCCAGCGTCTTTCCGATATCCGAAGCTACGTCGCACAGAACGAGCGGATGCGCCTGGACGTGGTCCTGAACCCCCCAGAGATGGTGCAGAAGACGCGCATGGGAGATTTGCCCACGGCCTACGAGCGCATAGACACCGCACTAAGCCGCTTCTACGACCTCGTGATCTACGACATGGGCATAGGATTCTCACACCCCCAGATTCAGAAGGTCCTCTCGCTCTCCGACGAGCTCTTACTGGTCGGGGACTCCGAGGTGGTCCCGAACGACATCTTCGCCGACGCCCTTAGCTACGTGCAGGGCCTTGAGTTCGGTCTCAATGACACCACGCTCGCAATAAGCCACCGCCTGCCGCCCACCGACGAGTCTGCAACCACGGGCCTGGTCAAGGGCGAGCACGCAAAGAGCCTCAGGCGCGTTACCGAGATACCTTACGACGCCGCCTTCAGCCAGCTCCTGAACCGGCGGGCGTTCTCGATGGACGCGCTCTCACTGGAGACCCGTCTCGGGGTGTTGACCACGGCCGCTTCGTGCCTGGAAGGGCTGCGTGGAGGAGCCCTCAGCCGTGCCAATGGGTCAAGCCACAACAGGAAAGGAGCCTAG
- a CDS encoding NAD(P)/FAD-dependent oxidoreductase gives MDTKTNDTQVLVVGASLAGLVAAQEAAKGGARTLLIEAAPEIGIRVNPANVVMEPLWPTQHFPIPDSTVTREYRGIEVGGPSGKGPVFNFRSVHLDRPNFDSLFAQMAQDAGAEIRADVRVQDVTPPESNGHVEVHTEVETLRAPCVIFADGAGSAVQNIMNTMKNPKDVSWGLDQLLEAPGIGDSPYFHVRFGSFAPGWRAQLNPLGGDQANLWTFRRGGNQDELDELAQRARRLFPTAENAHVLQEARGADPAFVRPDTIASDGVMASGAAAGQGGLENGAWSGLLAGKTAARAAREADFSARSLNEYQRSWRKKALAEWAALGLGIGSFRYLSDQELDKLFGTLRGKEFSDQEFKATLRGNPSGILKKAGISDSANLVGGLLKAWSRMAASYLTNK, from the coding sequence ATGGATACGAAGACTAACGACACGCAAGTGCTGGTTGTAGGCGCTTCTCTTGCTGGCTTGGTGGCCGCGCAAGAAGCGGCGAAAGGCGGAGCGCGCACCCTGTTGATAGAGGCGGCGCCCGAGATCGGGATACGGGTTAATCCCGCCAACGTGGTAATGGAGCCCCTGTGGCCCACCCAGCACTTCCCTATACCCGACAGCACCGTAACGCGGGAGTATCGAGGCATCGAGGTAGGGGGACCTTCGGGTAAAGGCCCTGTCTTCAACTTCAGATCCGTACATCTTGACCGTCCTAACTTTGACTCCCTCTTTGCTCAGATGGCCCAGGATGCCGGCGCCGAGATCAGGGCGGACGTGCGCGTCCAGGACGTGACCCCACCAGAGAGCAACGGCCACGTCGAGGTCCACACCGAGGTGGAGACCTTGAGAGCGCCTTGTGTAATCTTCGCAGATGGCGCTGGATCCGCCGTACAAAACATAATGAATACCATGAAAAATCCAAAGGACGTCTCGTGGGGCCTGGACCAGCTCCTCGAGGCGCCCGGTATCGGCGACTCTCCTTATTTCCACGTCCGCTTCGGTAGCTTCGCGCCTGGTTGGCGGGCGCAGCTCAATCCCCTCGGTGGAGACCAAGCAAACCTTTGGACCTTTCGCCGCGGAGGGAACCAGGACGAGCTGGACGAGCTCGCACAGCGCGCCCGCAGGCTTTTCCCCACCGCAGAAAACGCGCACGTGCTCCAGGAAGCCCGCGGCGCCGACCCAGCGTTCGTGAGACCGGACACCATCGCCTCCGACGGCGTCATGGCATCGGGAGCCGCCGCCGGTCAGGGTGGGCTCGAAAACGGAGCCTGGTCGGGCCTTTTAGCGGGCAAGACGGCGGCGCGGGCCGCGCGTGAGGCGGATTTCTCGGCCCGCAGCCTGAACGAATACCAGAGATCTTGGCGCAAGAAGGCGCTGGCGGAATGGGCCGCGCTAGGTCTTGGCATAGGATCTTTCCGGTACCTAAGCGATCAAGAACTCGACAAATTGTTCGGCACCCTCCGGGGCAAAGAGTTCTCCGATCAAGAGTTCAAGGCTACGCTGCGCGGCAATCCATCTGGAATACTGAAGAAGGCCGGTATTAGCGATAGCGCGAACCTTGTAGGTGGCTTACTCAAGGCCTGGAGCAGAATGGCTGCCTCCTACTTGACCAACAAATAA
- a CDS encoding VirB4 family type IV secretion system protein: protein MSEQSAESNEHQIVKELSNPHKEFRFLGMDLEKRQFMILAGMLAPIAIIYRLEVFAMFNLTPAQVTAVIAPFVLLGLAFAFLKWEGRDLSFIAAKRLRGLVRNTTLVWRGKPPGSVMWLRDSVQRYLPAEEPVWEMLKTNNGTYLRIIEVEEASLGLASEEEQENNRAQLADGYIAMDFDITEITRSRPSAMGTYLARLQDEVAREVGRPGISEEEAIKVRAFADDHVEHLKELVSESEAYEHKSYIIITYNPSREEVSTESPVQQMKGLFASALPFLKKKRASKKETKKAQVEADLAWRTLQHRVGDAVHYYGRRGLILRPLGEKEALEFLREEAGGSNLQGVRSETGGNAESRTPMRIGLTTTLTDDAFKGLSRKAIAKRIDAAEEVRDGEDGNSPPVVGLGELSVNDRIAPDAVQIHSDHLVVGTSYHRTLYIYDLPESVRNGFLQPLADLKRRIKVVKFIRKVPTNEALKFIGKKKSQLLAAEKTTSEGNVLDRLYKEQARKSANYAHEEVQGLRQSYHQLAVLIHLEADSKAELDELTDTVRDTLDARYAANRLALEEMWEGYVSCLPLGENHLLEKYCSSGILTKPLSCFATFSSVEINHDEGVLFGTDQSTNALVRYDRRKANNRHMLIWGASGMGKTVLVKSISTRSRIRGETQILIDPEGNTRYEAVAREIGGQFVKLGKGGKSRINPFDLGADYPDLSLLADEIEDGEDPDQVLNEARAGAFTSKVDTIVTLIGIMSTAEGAASTTAGLDASLRGPVERVIAEAYAEAGITEDPETHHNTPPTMPEFFEKLATYAAEDEELAGLYKRLYSWHTGGLRHIFSGQTNVDLRSKYLVIRTSTNKYGAETAPLQFVLLDYLSGRLADPREAITCWLDEFWSLLRYPMAAEHLSRLWRASRASGTSMVGITQDIEEFTTSEHVETIMNQSQTYVLLGQNKKFVERIGEYVEIDEATRKRVQRFSRGEALLIAGQRQMRLDINISEHEKEIFHTDAAALSGSGGSAAELAAPDDAGSTNGSGNGSGEGPGNGPDNGGDGKSTVTTAAAGGPSRKTPDEPTATRTPARKKDEPPSLREIAPHASTPPGARAGDDLRDGGIYAIGGPSATQVGFALSGMLAVAATRHETGGRVLFVDAAKTLSTTALFAGIELPPTDWLIEDVNPGAANHKAARKSTASGNGDGGVERALELEDYLIRDHESGLCVLRYPQDDSIEAEGLADYLGRHFDAVIVAVSKRPGGNGGGHRWPVYARDWVLSASAVGAAASSAEALTKAVAGFEDLGDFNTSPLLALTTGGNGSKPGKELARDTLTLPPADELAGAMGQGVFLPVEEPEEAGGFARLAQRLIR, encoded by the coding sequence ATGAGCGAGCAATCGGCCGAATCCAATGAGCACCAGATAGTGAAGGAGCTCTCGAACCCCCACAAGGAGTTCCGCTTTCTCGGGATGGACCTCGAGAAGCGGCAGTTCATGATCCTGGCCGGGATGCTCGCCCCCATCGCAATCATCTACCGCCTGGAGGTGTTCGCCATGTTTAACCTTACCCCGGCGCAGGTGACCGCGGTGATCGCCCCATTCGTCCTGCTCGGGCTCGCCTTCGCCTTTCTAAAGTGGGAAGGGAGGGATCTTTCGTTCATCGCCGCAAAGAGGCTCCGGGGCCTCGTGCGTAACACGACGCTCGTCTGGCGCGGCAAGCCGCCGGGCTCGGTGATGTGGCTGAGGGACTCCGTCCAGCGCTACCTGCCGGCCGAGGAGCCGGTCTGGGAGATGCTCAAGACCAACAACGGCACCTACCTACGCATCATAGAAGTCGAGGAGGCCTCGCTCGGCCTGGCTTCAGAGGAGGAGCAGGAGAACAACCGCGCCCAGCTAGCCGACGGCTACATAGCGATGGACTTCGACATCACTGAGATCACCCGCTCCAGGCCTAGTGCGATGGGGACTTATCTTGCGCGCCTGCAGGACGAGGTGGCCCGAGAGGTTGGACGGCCCGGGATCTCCGAGGAGGAGGCAATAAAGGTCCGCGCCTTCGCCGACGACCACGTAGAGCATCTCAAGGAACTCGTATCCGAGTCCGAGGCCTACGAGCACAAGTCCTACATCATCATTACCTACAACCCTTCCCGCGAAGAGGTCTCCACGGAGAGCCCCGTACAGCAGATGAAGGGCCTCTTCGCCTCGGCGCTGCCGTTCCTGAAAAAGAAGCGGGCTTCCAAAAAAGAGACGAAAAAGGCCCAGGTGGAGGCCGACCTCGCCTGGCGTACCCTGCAGCACCGCGTGGGCGACGCCGTCCACTACTACGGTCGGCGCGGCTTGATCCTCCGCCCGCTCGGCGAAAAGGAGGCGCTCGAGTTCCTAAGAGAGGAGGCCGGCGGCTCTAACCTCCAGGGCGTGCGCTCGGAGACCGGCGGCAATGCCGAGAGCCGCACACCGATGCGGATAGGGCTCACCACCACCCTCACCGACGACGCCTTCAAGGGCCTCTCCCGCAAGGCCATAGCAAAGCGCATAGACGCCGCCGAGGAGGTCCGGGACGGGGAGGACGGTAACTCGCCGCCGGTCGTTGGCCTCGGCGAGCTTTCGGTCAACGACCGGATAGCTCCAGACGCGGTGCAGATCCACTCCGACCATCTCGTGGTCGGCACCAGCTACCACCGCACGCTCTACATCTACGACCTGCCGGAGTCCGTGCGCAACGGCTTCCTCCAGCCCCTGGCCGACTTGAAGCGCCGCATCAAGGTGGTCAAGTTCATCCGCAAGGTGCCGACAAACGAGGCGCTCAAGTTTATCGGCAAGAAAAAGAGCCAGCTACTCGCAGCCGAGAAGACGACCTCCGAAGGGAATGTCCTCGATAGGCTCTACAAGGAGCAGGCCCGGAAGTCGGCAAACTACGCCCACGAGGAGGTACAGGGCCTCCGGCAGAGCTACCACCAGCTCGCCGTCTTGATTCATCTCGAGGCCGACTCGAAAGCGGAGCTAGACGAGCTCACCGATACCGTGCGGGACACCCTGGACGCCCGGTACGCGGCCAACCGGCTTGCCCTGGAGGAGATGTGGGAGGGCTACGTCTCTTGCCTGCCACTCGGGGAGAACCACCTCCTCGAGAAGTACTGCTCCTCTGGAATACTCACGAAGCCTCTCTCGTGCTTTGCGACCTTCTCTTCAGTGGAGATAAACCACGACGAAGGCGTGCTCTTCGGCACCGACCAGTCCACAAACGCCCTGGTCCGCTACGACAGGCGAAAGGCGAACAACCGCCACATGCTCATCTGGGGCGCCTCTGGCATGGGAAAGACCGTGCTCGTCAAATCCATCTCTACCCGCTCGCGCATCCGGGGCGAGACGCAGATCCTCATAGACCCGGAGGGAAACACCCGCTACGAGGCGGTCGCCCGCGAGATCGGCGGGCAGTTCGTAAAGCTCGGCAAGGGCGGCAAGAGCCGGATCAACCCGTTCGATCTCGGCGCGGATTACCCGGATCTCTCGCTACTGGCCGACGAGATAGAGGACGGCGAGGACCCCGACCAGGTACTCAACGAGGCCCGCGCTGGAGCGTTTACCTCAAAGGTGGACACGATCGTGACGCTCATAGGCATCATGTCCACCGCCGAAGGCGCCGCGTCCACAACCGCCGGGTTAGACGCCAGCTTGCGCGGTCCAGTAGAAAGAGTGATCGCCGAGGCCTACGCCGAGGCCGGGATCACCGAAGACCCGGAGACCCACCACAACACGCCGCCGACCATGCCGGAGTTCTTCGAGAAGCTCGCCACCTACGCCGCCGAGGATGAGGAACTCGCCGGTCTGTACAAGCGGCTGTACTCCTGGCACACCGGAGGGCTCAGGCACATCTTCTCCGGCCAGACGAACGTCGATCTGCGCTCTAAGTATCTGGTCATAAGGACCTCTACGAACAAGTACGGCGCGGAGACCGCACCGCTCCAGTTCGTCCTGCTCGACTACCTCAGTGGCAGGCTCGCCGACCCCAGGGAGGCGATTACCTGCTGGCTGGACGAGTTCTGGAGCCTGCTCCGGTACCCGATGGCAGCCGAGCACCTGAGCCGGCTGTGGCGGGCCTCTCGGGCATCGGGCACCTCGATGGTCGGCATCACCCAGGACATCGAGGAGTTCACCACCTCAGAGCACGTCGAGACCATTATGAACCAGTCCCAGACCTACGTCCTGCTTGGGCAGAACAAGAAGTTCGTCGAGCGCATCGGAGAGTACGTCGAGATAGACGAGGCCACGCGCAAGCGGGTGCAGCGGTTCTCGCGCGGGGAGGCGCTGCTCATAGCGGGCCAGCGACAAATGCGCCTGGACATAAACATCTCGGAGCACGAGAAAGAGATATTCCACACCGACGCCGCCGCCCTCTCCGGTAGCGGAGGCTCCGCTGCGGAGCTGGCCGCGCCGGACGACGCTGGTTCCACCAACGGTTCTGGAAACGGCTCTGGGGAAGGCCCTGGCAATGGCCCCGATAACGGCGGTGACGGTAAATCGACTGTCACGACTGCGGCGGCCGGGGGACCGTCGCGGAAGACGCCGGACGAACCGACAGCCACACGGACACCGGCGCGCAAGAAGGACGAGCCGCCCTCGCTGCGGGAGATTGCGCCTCACGCCTCCACGCCTCCGGGAGCCCGCGCCGGGGATGACCTGCGGGACGGCGGGATATATGCAATAGGCGGTCCGTCGGCCACGCAGGTCGGCTTCGCCCTTTCGGGGATGCTAGCCGTGGCCGCAACCCGCCACGAGACCGGAGGCAGGGTGCTTTTCGTGGACGCCGCGAAGACGCTTAGTACGACCGCGCTATTCGCTGGGATCGAGCTGCCGCCCACGGACTGGCTCATCGAAGACGTCAACCCGGGCGCGGCCAATCACAAGGCCGCCCGCAAATCCACGGCTTCGGGGAACGGAGATGGAGGCGTGGAGCGGGCTCTGGAGCTCGAGGACTACCTGATCCGCGACCACGAAAGCGGTCTTTGCGTCTTGCGCTACCCCCAGGACGACTCCATAGAGGCGGAGGGGCTTGCCGACTATCTCGGCCGCCATTTCGACGCCGTGATCGTCGCCGTCTCCAAAAGACCCGGCGGTAACGGTGGCGGCCACCGCTGGCCCGTCTACGCCCGTGACTGGGTGCTCTCGGCGTCTGCCGTGGGGGCAGCCGCCTCGAGCGCCGAGGCGCTTACGAAGGCGGTAGCCGGCTTCGAGGATCTCGGCGACTTCAATACCTCGCCGCTGCTCGCGCTCACGACCGGCGGGAACGGAAGCAAGCCTGGAAAGGAGCTCGCGAGGGACACGCTCACCTTGCCGCCCGCCGACGAGCTTGCCGGGGCGATGGGTCAGGGAGTCTTTTTGCCAGTCGAGGAGCCCGAAGAGGCCGGAGGCTTCGCCCGGCTGGCGCAGAGGTTGATCAGATGA
- a CDS encoding lytic murein transglycosylase, with the protein MVRSKKGRRLLLLAVTAIAALMLLLIVTMAGAVASVFTDCKEQVQNLSSDIPSSDPSEEALSDIPEDFLKLYRQYAEQYGIDWALLAAVGSQETNHGRAESGCATSSTGARGPMQFQPSTWSSEGVDGNGDGTKNPCDTEDAIASGASYLSNLGAGDDPRGALCSYYGACGDANADYANEVMAQAEAYRGAARESSEESGGEGPGGETTSAGIIPPLPTLGQLPRFPQLPQLPSLMDKAYAYGVSDTPAGWSLVEQDKTMTYWSDSRFDSYIEAAVEEWNSLGGVDIQPAESEAEANLVFRDVPNSEWQYNWAWGYTDSTDPAATKGEIVIKEQEVETGSETNRKSLMVHEIGHALGFEHQNDKESVMNQNLQTDVPTELDVGIYKETWGGQGSPANTDPSANYGEEEVSEQCKMSFWPWS; encoded by the coding sequence ATGGTGCGCTCAAAAAAGGGCCGGCGTCTACTCCTGTTGGCGGTGACCGCCATCGCCGCGCTCATGCTACTGCTCATCGTGACGATGGCCGGCGCGGTCGCCTCGGTCTTCACCGACTGCAAGGAGCAGGTCCAGAACCTCTCCTCGGATATCCCATCGTCGGACCCAAGCGAGGAGGCGCTTTCGGACATCCCGGAGGACTTCTTAAAGCTCTACCGCCAGTATGCAGAGCAGTATGGTATCGACTGGGCCTTACTCGCCGCGGTTGGCAGCCAGGAGACCAACCACGGCCGGGCAGAGTCGGGTTGCGCGACCTCTTCCACCGGGGCGCGCGGGCCGATGCAGTTTCAGCCCTCCACCTGGTCTTCCGAAGGGGTGGACGGAAACGGCGACGGCACCAAGAACCCTTGCGACACCGAGGACGCCATAGCCTCCGGAGCCAGCTACCTCTCAAACCTCGGGGCCGGGGACGACCCGAGGGGGGCGTTATGCAGCTACTACGGCGCTTGCGGCGACGCGAACGCCGACTACGCAAACGAGGTAATGGCCCAGGCCGAAGCCTACCGGGGCGCAGCCAGGGAAAGTTCAGAGGAGTCCGGCGGCGAAGGCCCCGGTGGCGAGACCACAAGTGCCGGCATTATCCCGCCGCTACCGACCCTGGGGCAGCTTCCGCGGTTCCCGCAACTTCCGCAGTTACCGAGCCTCATGGACAAAGCCTACGCCTACGGGGTCTCGGATACTCCGGCGGGCTGGTCCCTGGTCGAGCAGGACAAGACCATGACCTACTGGTCAGACTCCCGCTTCGACTCCTACATAGAGGCGGCGGTAGAGGAGTGGAACTCCCTGGGCGGAGTGGACATCCAGCCCGCCGAATCGGAGGCCGAGGCGAACCTCGTCTTCAGAGACGTACCCAACAGCGAGTGGCAATACAACTGGGCCTGGGGCTACACCGACTCCACCGACCCGGCGGCGACCAAGGGCGAGATAGTCATAAAGGAACAGGAGGTCGAGACGGGCTCGGAGACAAACCGCAAGTCCCTAATGGTCCACGAGATCGGTCATGCCCTCGGCTTCGAGCACCAGAACGACAAGGAATCGGTGATGAACCAGAACCTCCAAACAGACGTGCCCACGGAGCTAGACGTCGGGATCTACAAGGAGACCTGGGGCGGGCAGGGCTCGCCGGCGAACACCGACCCTTCGGCCAACTACGGCGAAGAAGAGGTCAGCGAGCAGTGCAAGATGAGCTTCTGGCCGTGGTCGTGA